CCGACGGTGCGGGCTGGATCACAGGGGTCACCCTGGACATCAACGGCGGAATCTACATGCGATGAGTAACAGAATAACTCTGGAGGGAGAAATGGCTGGTGTGAAAGTAATTCGCCTGCAGGATGTTGAGGGTGAGAGAAGGGAACCGCCCCGGACGTCCTGGATTCTGGTGTCCGAAAAAACTGTGGGGGCGAAGAACCTCGCCATGGGATTGAATTGTACTCATCCCGGAGGAATGGTCCCGGAGCACAAGCACGACAACGAGGAAGAGGTCATGTTTTTTCTTGAAGGAAAGGGCCTTTTCGTTACGGAAGATGAAGAGATACCTCTTGAACCGGGTGTGTGCATCTACAACCCACCGGGGAAGCTTCACAAAATAATCAACACCGGCGATGTGGACCTGAAATTCGTCTGGATTTATTCGCCACAACTGCCGAGCCATCGTGTATCGAAGGAAGACTAAAGGAGGTAAAGG
This is a stretch of genomic DNA from Thermodesulforhabdus norvegica. It encodes these proteins:
- a CDS encoding cupin domain-containing protein — protein: MAGVKVIRLQDVEGERREPPRTSWILVSEKTVGAKNLAMGLNCTHPGGMVPEHKHDNEEEVMFFLEGKGLFVTEDEEIPLEPGVCIYNPPGKLHKIINTGDVDLKFVWIYSPQLPSHRVSKED